A stretch of Coccidioides posadasii str. Silveira chromosome 2, complete sequence DNA encodes these proteins:
- a CDS encoding uncharacterized protein (EggNog:ENOG410QE9V~COG:P~BUSCO:2235at33183) — protein sequence MRRLYTARPWRASLLCQCRRVSYSATSSPPLIQITNATFYRDYPTEELPQKDNLPIFPNLSFALPSTAPSSKELQHWAIIGSSGKAKFLNVLNGQYICIPPTARSYPYLATDEIERKDHRLRFPGFAIKYVGFNADASRSGSAGAVRGAYLSARYESRREETDFTVLQYLKGQTELNPLDEGSNVNQAVLGRVIHDLKLDALLDMPVANLSNGQTRRARIAKALLDGPEVLLLDEPFMGLDPPTVQGLSPLLHNLAVKSAPRLIMTLRPQDPVPEWISHLVVLGDGNTVALQGERSEVLRNLDIWKAVSIRRTIYTPESLEGQLAGGGKLTLCPRSPAEDAFYRSLSTKEQDIYNRAEKLRTDGLFETNAGILNDFGLIRREAAESGATKKLSSYGEPIIEMDGVKVSYGDKVVLGDWNQIVDGQLKPGLHWKVHRGQRWGVFGLNGSGKTTLISLITSDHPQAYALPIKLFGRSRLPEPGKPGISIFDLQKRIGHSSPEIHGFFPRTLSVRAVVESAWAETFLAKPKLDHQRRQDVDSALRFFEAELNPSFVPWSERSRFPEKTNTNWSTSVLFTHLTVAQQRLLLFLRAVVHKPDLIILDEPFAGMSPSLRDKCLHFLEVGERTTASSGSRKVSGRDLWHLPPDDPAFGIRHTGLSEEQSLIVISHVKEEVPDVVSHWMALPGASQRVEGGELKLRVGNIGEGQRVASKEIWERIWNMA from the exons ATGAGGAGATTGTATACCGCCCGTCCCTGGCGAGCGAGTCTCCTCTGCCAATGCCGACGCGTCTCCTATTCAGCGACATCGTCTCCACCGCTCATCCAAATCACAAACGCGACATTCTACCGCGATTATCCCACCGAAGAGCTTCCACAGAAAGATAATCTCCCAATATTCCCAAATCTCTCATTCGCGCTTCCCTCTACGGCCCCTTCGTCCAAGGAACTTCAGCACTGGGCCATCATCGGCTCGTCGGGCAAGGCTAAGTTCCTCAATGTCCTTAATGGACAATACATATGCATACCACCCACTGCAAGGTCGTATCCCTACTTAGCTACAGATGAGATCGAGCGAAAAGACCATCGTCTCAGATTTCCTGGGTTCGCGATTAAGTATGTCGGGTTTAACGCTGACGCAAGCCGGAGCGGTTCTGCTGGAGCTGTACGGGGAGCGTATCTGAGTGCAAGGTATGAAAGTCGAAGGGAGGAGACCGATTTCACCGTCTTGCAGTATCTGAAGGGCCAGACGGAGCTGAATCCGCTGGATGAAGGGAGTAATGTGAACCAAGCTGTGTTGGGCCGGGTGATTCACGATTTGAAACTGGACGCGTTACTCGACATGCCTGTGGCGAATCTAAGTAATGGCCAGACGAGACGGGCGAGAATTGCAAAAGCTCTACTAGATGGGCCGGAGGTCTTACTGCTAGATGAGCCGTTCA TGGGATTGGATCCGCCTACGGTGCAGGGGCTCTCGCCATTGTTGCACAACTTGGCGGTAAAGAGTGCACCGCGGCTTATCATGACTCTGAGACCCCAAGACCCGGTGCCTGAATGGATCAGTCATTTGGTTGTTCTGGGCGATGGCAACACGGTAGCTCTCCAGGGTGAAAGATCGGAGGTTTTGCGAAACTTAGACATATGGAAGGCTGTCTCTATCAGAAGAACCATCTACACACCTGAATCCTTAGAAGGTCAGCTAGCTGGAGGTGGAAAGCTAACGCTGTGCCCGCGGAGTCCGGCGGAGGATGCTTTTTATAGATCTCTCTCTACTAAGGAGCAGGATATATATAATCGGGCGGAGAAGCTACGTACAGATGGCCTCTTCGAGACGAATGCCGGCATCCTCAATGACTTTGGATTGATTCGGAGGGAGGCAGCAGAATCGGGAGCGACAAAGAAATTATCATCTTACGGTGAACCTATCATTGAGATGGACGGCGTTAAAGTGAGCTACGGCGATAAAGTGGTGCTCGGTGACTGGAATCAAATCGTCGACGGTCAACTAAAGCCCGGATTACATTGGAAAGTTCACCGCGGCCAGAGATGGGGCGTTTTTGGGCTCAATGGCTCTGGGAAGACTACACTGATTTCATTAATCACATCGGACCATCCCCAAGCATACGCCCTGCCCATCAAACTCTTCGGTCGGTCGAGATTGCCCGAACCAGGAAAGCCGGGAATTTCGATTTTTGATCTGCAGAAGAGGATCGGACATTCATCTCCAGAAATACACGGTTTCTTCCCGCGTACCTTGTCGGTCCGCGCCGTGGTTGAAAGTGCGTGGGCGGAGACGTTTCTTGCAAAGCCCAAGCTGGATCATCAGCGACGGCAAGATGTTGATTCTGCGCTCAGGTTCTTCGAGGCGGAATTGAATCCAAGCTTTGTCCCCTGGTCAGAGCGATCGCGCTTTCCTGAAAAGACTAATACAAACTGGTCAACATCGGTCCTATTCACTCATCTCACTGTGGCGCAGCAGCGTTTGCTCCTCTTCCTTCGCGCTGTGGTCCACAAGCCAGATCTGATCATTCTGGATGAACCGTTTGCCGGCATGTCGCCCTCTCTGAGAGACAAGTGCTTGCATTTTCTTGAGGTTGGGGAGAGAACCACAGCTAGCAGTGGATCGAGAAAAGTGAGTGGTCGCGATTTATGGCACTTACCTCCTGATGACCCTGCATTTGGGATAAGGCACACGGGGTTGAGTGAGGAACAGAGCCTGATCGTTATTAGCCATGTGAAGGAAGAAGTGCCTGACGTTGTTTCGCACTGGATGGCTCTACCTGGAGCATCACAGAGAGTAGAGGGTGGCGAGTTGAAGCTGAGAGTAGGTAATATTGGAGAGGGTCAGAGAGTTGCATCAAAAGAGATCTGGGAAAGAATTTGGAACATGGCATGA